The following are from one region of the Methanolacinia paynteri genome:
- a CDS encoding HEAT repeat domain-containing protein has protein sequence MCGEEEIRGYIDQIKNGSLQEKRGAVDSLAGCGEPAAILLCEFIEESGDNDSMWYAASALAKIGVAAIGPLSDLLKSTPSRDAKKYAAAALGAIGEPSIDILLEMLSGDDKVVRGYASQALIRVGEPAVQPLKDLIDNSDGVVERCAVLTLHRMGTVEPEAVENVLRKDF, from the coding sequence ATGTGTGGTGAAGAGGAGATCCGCGGATATATAGACCAGATAAAAAACGGAAGTCTCCAGGAAAAAAGAGGTGCGGTCGACTCCCTTGCCGGGTGCGGTGAACCTGCTGCGATCCTGTTATGCGAATTCATCGAAGAATCCGGTGACAACGATTCGATGTGGTACGCCGCATCGGCACTTGCAAAGATCGGGGTTGCCGCCATCGGGCCGCTCTCCGATCTGCTGAAGAGTACCCCTTCAAGAGATGCAAAAAAGTATGCCGCTGCTGCTCTCGGTGCGATCGGCGAACCATCGATAGACATTCTTCTGGAGATGCTCTCCGGCGACGACAAGGTTGTCAGGGGCTATGCATCGCAGGCTCTTATCCGCGTAGGCGAACCGGCGGTTCAGCCGTTAAAGGATCTCATAGACAATTCCGACGGAGTTGTTGAAAGATGTGCGGTCCTGACGCTTCACAGGATGGGAACTGTCGAGCCGGAAGCGGTTGAAAATGTACTTAGAAAAGATTTCTAA